From the genome of Eucalyptus grandis isolate ANBG69807.140 chromosome 2, ASM1654582v1, whole genome shotgun sequence, one region includes:
- the LOC104433350 gene encoding DNA-3-methyladenine glycosylase has product MSRASVRKNVLETNKYLNEKDKSSQSFLSRHLKKIYPIGLNRSNSSLSLSSLSLSLSQNSNDSSLTEPSSPLDHKISLALRLIRPPERRSGITTPFPRTVRSAQNLNVQPGSPTPSDGGEVRRCNWITKNSDEVYVSFHDECWGVPVYDDRQLFELLAMSGMLMDYNWTEILKRKQLYREAFAEFDPNIVAKMGDDEVEEISSNKAMMLAESRVRCIIDNAKCILKVVSELGSFSSYMWSYVNHKPTINRFKYPRNVPLRTPKAEIISKDLQKRGFRLVGPVIVYSFMQAAGLTIDHLVDCYRYNECINLAERPWRHI; this is encoded by the exons ATGTCTAGAGCCAGTGTTAGGAAAAATGTTCTGGAGACGAACAAATATCTCAATGAGAAGGATAAGTCAAGCCAAAGTTTCTTGTCCAGGCACCTGAAGAAGATATACCCGATCGGCCTCAACCGAAGCAACTCATCCCTCTCGCTCTCGTCCCTCTCCTTGTCGCTGTCCCAGAACTCCAACGACTCGTCCCTTACGGAGCCCTCTTCCCCACTGGATCACAAGATATCATTGGCCCTACGCCTCATCCGCCCACCGGAGAGAAGATCAGGAATCACTACGCCATTCCCTAGGACTGTTCGGTCAGCACAGAATCTAAACGTTCAGCCCGGAAGTCCGACTCCAAGTGATGGTGGGGAGGTGAGGAGATGCAACTGGATTACAAAGAACAGCG ATGAAGTTTACGTGTCGTTTCATGATGAGTGCTGGGGAGTCCCGGTTTACGATGATCG TCAGCTGTTCGAGCTACTTGCCATGTCAGGCATGCTGATGGACTACAATTGgacagaaattttgaaaagaaagcaattaTATAG AGAAGCTTTTGCTGAATTTGATCCTAACATTGTTGCCAAAATGGGAGATGATGAGGTTGAAGAAATATCCTCCAACAAGGCAATGATGTTAGCAGAGAGCAGAGTAAGGTGCATTATAGACAATGCCAAATGCATTTTGAAG GTCGTGAGCGAGCTCGGATCGTTCAGCAGCTACATGTGGAGCTACGTGAACCACAAGCCGACGATCAACCGGTTCAAGTACCCGAGGAACGTCCCTCTCAGGACTCCCAAAGCCGAGATCATAAGCAAAGACCTGCAGAAGCGAGGGTTCCGTCTCGTCGGCCCTGTGATCGTGTACTCCTTCATGCAAGCCGCGGGCTTGACGATCGACCATCTCGTGGACTGCTACCGATACAACGAATGCATAAACTTAGCCGAACGGCCGTGGCGGCATATATGA
- the LOC104433351 gene encoding transcription factor BIM2 isoform X1 translates to MRSGKGSQEYEDFEEEDLNSKRDGPSSNVSNSSNSANPKDKSSDKAHAIRSKHSVTEQRRRSKINERFQILRDLIPNSDQKRDTASFLLEVIEYVRYLQEKVHKYEDSYQGWSSEPTKLMPWRNSHWRVQSVVSPPQAMKNGSGPASSYPGKLEDNSTGTTPNMLASSQNTSEIDPGRDLSSKFMVQQSEVVKQAMHVAVPVPVSVRSDDVISNHLQRPFPDAQPMECTADTASDQQEDLTIEGGTISISSVYSQGLLNSLTNALQTAGVDLSQARISVQIDLGKRANRGVLATGTSIPMDHGSPNPGNSTMAHVTDARGEEGLDQVQKRQKT, encoded by the exons ATGAGATCGGGCAAAGGGAGCCAGGAGTACGAGGATTTCGAGGAGGAAGATCTCAATTCCAAGAGAGATGGCCCGTCCTCGAACGTTTCCAACAGTAGCAACAGTGCGAATCCCAAAG ATAAGAGCAGTGATAAAGCACATGCCATAAGATCGAAGCATTCGGTCACGGAGCAACGGAGGAGGAGCAAAATCAACGAGAG ATTTCAGATATTGAGAGATCTCATACCGAATAGTGACCAGAAGAGAGATACAGCGTCTTTTTTGTTAGAG GTAATTGAGTATGTCCGGTATTTACAGGAAAAGGTACATAAGTATGAAGACTCCTACCAGGGTTGGAGTTCAGAACCCACCAAGTTGATGCCATGG AGAAATAGCCATTGGCGTGTTCAAAGTGTTGTCAGTCCACCTCAAGCCATGAAAAATGGTTCTGGTCCCGCGTCATCATATCCAGGAAAGTTGGAAGATAATAGCACTGGCACAACCCCAAACATGCTTGCCAGCTCACAGAATACATCAGAAATAGATCCTGGAAGAGATCTCTCAAGCAAATTCATGGTTCAGCAATCAGAGGTAGTCAAACAGGCAATGCACGTTGCTGTTCCTGTACCTGTCTCAGTCCGAAGTGACGATGTGATTTCCAATCATCTTCAGAGACCGTTTCCAGATGCTCAACCGATGGAGTGCACTGCAGACACTGCATCTGATCAGCAGGAAGATCTGACTATTGAAGGGGGGACAATCAGCATTTCAAGTGTTTACTCTCAAGG GTTATTAAATTCACTGACAAATGCATTACAAACCGCCGGTGTGGATCTATCACAGGCCAGAATCTCAGTCCAGATTGACCTTGGAAAGCGGGCGAATAGAGGAGTGCTTGCGACTGGAACGTCCATTCCCATG GATCATGGCAGTCCTAATCCTGGCAATTCAACAATGGCCCATGTTACAGATGCGAGAGGTGAAGAAGGTTTGGATCAGGTGCAGAAGCGCCAGAAGACGTGA
- the LOC104433351 gene encoding transcription factor BIM2 isoform X2 yields the protein MRSGKGSQEYEDFEEEDLNSKRDGPSSNVSNSSNSANPKDKSSDKAHAIRSKHSVTEQRRRSKINERFQILRDLIPNSDQKRDTASFLLEVIEYVRYLQEKVHKYEDSYQGWSSEPTKLMPWRNSHWRVQSVVSPPQAMKNGSGPASSYPGKLEDNSTGTTPNMLASSQNTSEIDPGRDLSSKFMVQQSERPFPDAQPMECTADTASDQQEDLTIEGGTISISSVYSQGLLNSLTNALQTAGVDLSQARISVQIDLGKRANRGVLATGTSIPMDHGSPNPGNSTMAHVTDARGEEGLDQVQKRQKT from the exons ATGAGATCGGGCAAAGGGAGCCAGGAGTACGAGGATTTCGAGGAGGAAGATCTCAATTCCAAGAGAGATGGCCCGTCCTCGAACGTTTCCAACAGTAGCAACAGTGCGAATCCCAAAG ATAAGAGCAGTGATAAAGCACATGCCATAAGATCGAAGCATTCGGTCACGGAGCAACGGAGGAGGAGCAAAATCAACGAGAG ATTTCAGATATTGAGAGATCTCATACCGAATAGTGACCAGAAGAGAGATACAGCGTCTTTTTTGTTAGAG GTAATTGAGTATGTCCGGTATTTACAGGAAAAGGTACATAAGTATGAAGACTCCTACCAGGGTTGGAGTTCAGAACCCACCAAGTTGATGCCATGG AGAAATAGCCATTGGCGTGTTCAAAGTGTTGTCAGTCCACCTCAAGCCATGAAAAATGGTTCTGGTCCCGCGTCATCATATCCAGGAAAGTTGGAAGATAATAGCACTGGCACAACCCCAAACATGCTTGCCAGCTCACAGAATACATCAGAAATAGATCCTGGAAGAGATCTCTCAAGCAAATTCATGGTTCAGCAATCAGAG AGACCGTTTCCAGATGCTCAACCGATGGAGTGCACTGCAGACACTGCATCTGATCAGCAGGAAGATCTGACTATTGAAGGGGGGACAATCAGCATTTCAAGTGTTTACTCTCAAGG GTTATTAAATTCACTGACAAATGCATTACAAACCGCCGGTGTGGATCTATCACAGGCCAGAATCTCAGTCCAGATTGACCTTGGAAAGCGGGCGAATAGAGGAGTGCTTGCGACTGGAACGTCCATTCCCATG GATCATGGCAGTCCTAATCCTGGCAATTCAACAATGGCCCATGTTACAGATGCGAGAGGTGAAGAAGGTTTGGATCAGGTGCAGAAGCGCCAGAAGACGTGA
- the LOC104433352 gene encoding protease 2 — MAFPSVRRTRASLVTLAAIARSCRRRFLSTACKATSFALPRQPPPVPKRIPFAVSAHGRTWQDPFHWMSDVDDPEFVEHLGRENSYAQAFMADTRELQAQLVSEMKSRVPAEIATPPERWGPWLYYQYIPEGKEFPVLCRRFEAEKGWAEAILSYVTGQQGREQVLLDWNEIAEQHGYVHVGMCRVSPDHSFLAYTVDINASEWFKLQVKDLSKGCILPNIQVEGVVSVAWAKDGSTLFYTLSDEHQRPYRVLCTNLRSSNLENAVVFTERDSKYCVDITGTKDGKFITLNSSSRNSSEVYVIDADNPLGGLRRMCERVSDVRFFVEHHHGSFYILTNAPLCGSVEWNGHGYYLARSMVEDPELGKFQNVILPGESITIEDMDVFNGHLVLSIDKQGAPMFCSINLPINVNSEHAVILEHLNPWFFPVPSNFCSILPGSNHDFMSQAYRVVLSSPVMPDVVVEYDMSRHTFSTIQQEEVRCVSADIGLSATDYVKNFVSPINVENIEEGLKDFSDLYCCERKDVISHDGVRIPLTIIYSKTLWQKGKCPGLLHGYGAYGEVLDISWCSNRLSLLNRGWVVAFADVRGGGGVNSLWHTSGRGANKQNSIHDFASCGKYLVHEGYVRADQLCSIGHSAGCLLVGAAINMYPGLFHAAIMKVPFLDICNTLLDPNMPLSLLDHEEFGDPRILPQFESIMSYAPYNNIREGGCHPSTLVSASFLDSRVGVWEAAKWVAKVREVGCSHCSHSVILRTNMSAGHFGEGGHYGHLEELAFDYAFLMKVTGAFSM; from the exons ATGGCGTTCCCCTCCGTCCGACGGACGAGGGCCTCCCTCGTCACCCTCGCCGCCATCGCCCGCTCGTGCCGCCGCCGCTTCCTGTCCACCGCTTGCAAAGCGACCTCCTTCGCTCTCCCTCGACAACCCCCTCCCGTCCCAAAGCGCATCCCTTTCGCCGTGTCTGCCCACGGCCGGACGTGGCAAGACCCCTTCCACTGGATGTCCGACGTCGACGACCCCGAGTTCGTCGAGCACCTCGGCCGAGAGAACTCCTACGCTCAAGCTTTCATGGCCGACACGAGGGAGCTTCAGGCCCAGCTGGTTTCCGAAATGAAGAGTCGAGTCCCCGCCGAGATTGCTACTCCGCCGGAGCGATGGGGTCCCTG GCTATATTACCAATACATACCTGAAGGGAAGGAGTTTCCAGTGTTATGTAGGAGGTTTGAAGCTGAAAAAGGTTGGGCAGAAGCAATTCTTAGCTATGTGACAGGACAACAGGGAAGAGAGCAGGTCCTACTTGACTGGAATGAAATAGCAGAGCAACATG GTTATGTCCATGTGGGTATGTGTCGAGTTTCCCCAGACCATAGTTTTCTCGCTTATACCGTTGACATTAATGCAAGTGAGTGGTTCAAGCTTCAAGTCAAGGACCTTAGTAAGGGATGTATACTTCCAAATATCCAAGTTGAAGGGGTTGTTAGTGTGGCATGGGCTAAGGATGGCTCCACTCTCTTCTATACTCTATCTGACGAGCATCAACGGCCTTATAG GGTCCTCTGCACAAATTTAAGATCAAGTAATCTGGAGAACGCAGTGGTTTTCACAGAAAGAGATTCTAAATACTGTGTGGACATCACAGGAACAAAAGATGGCAAGTTTATAACCCTTAATTCAAGCTCAAGGAATTCATCTGAG GTTTATGTGATAGATGCTGACAACCCTCTTGGTGGCTTGAGAAGAATGTGTGAACGTGTATCTGATGTGAGGTTCTTTGTGGAGCATCACCATGGTTCTTTCTATATTCTCACAAATGCCCCTCTATGTGGAAGTGTGGAATGGAATGGTCATGGTTATTATTTGGCTAGATCCATGGTTGAGGACCCAGAGTTGGGCAAGTTTCAG AATGTCATCCTTCCTGGCGAAAGTATCACTATAGAAGACATGGACGTTTTCAATGGACACCTGGTGCTTTCCATTGATAAGCAGGGTGCACCTATGTTCTGCTCCATCAATTTGCCCATCAATGTTAATTCTGAG CATGCAGTGATCCTTGAGCATCTAAACCCATGGTTTTTTCCTGTCCCTTCAAATTTCTGCAGCATTCTTCCTGGTTCCAACCATGACTTTATGAGTCAAGCATACCGTGTCGTGCTATCTTCTCCTGTG ATGCCTGATGTAGTTGTTGAGTATGATATGTCAAGACATACTTTCTCCACCATCCAACAGGAGGAAGTGAGGTGTGTTTCAGCTGACATTGGATTGTCAGCCACAGACTATGTCAAAAACTTTGTCAGCCCTATAAATGTAGAGAACATTGAGGAGGGTTTGAAGGACTTTTCGGATCTGTACTGCTGTGAAAGGAAGGATGTTATTTCCCACGATGGTGTCAGGATACCCCTGACAATTATTTACTCTAAAACATTGTGGCAGAAGGGAAAGTGTCCAGGCCTTTTGCATGGATATGGAGCATATGGTGAAGTTCTAGACATAAGCTGGTGTTCAAATCGTCTTAGTCTACTCAACCGTGGTTGGGTTGTAGCTTTTGCTGATGTCAG AGGTGGGGGTGGTGTTAATTCCTTGTGGCATACTTCTGGCCGTGGGGCAAACAAGCAGAACTCCATTCATGACTTTGCCTCATGTGGTAAATACCTTGTTCATGAGGGTTATGTTCGTGCTGATCAGCTTTGTTCTATAGGACATAGCGCGGGCTGTCTTCTTGTAGGGGCTGCTATAAATATGTATCCAGGTCTCTTTCATGCTGCCATCATGAAG GTACCTTTTCTAGATATATGCAATACATTGTTGGATCCTAATATGCCGCTTTCCTTATTGGACCATGAAGAGTTTGGAGATCCTCGAATCTTGCCACAATTTGAGTCCATCATGAGTTATGCACCTTATAATAACATTCGCGAAGGGGGATGTCATCCGTCAACCCTTGTTTCAGCGTCATTTCTTGACTCAAG GGTTGGAGTGTGGGAAGCTGCAAAATGGGTGGCTAAAGTGAGAGAAGTTGGGTGCTCCCACTGTTCACATTCAGTAATTTTGAGAACAAATATGAGTGCAGGACATTTTGGTGAAGGTGGACACTATGGACATCTTGAGGAATTGGCTTTTGACTATGCATTTCTGATGAAAGTTACTGGGGCTTTCAGCATGTGA
- the LOC104433353 gene encoding arginine/serine-rich coiled-coil protein 2 isoform X1: MDAKAQSSPPDNADVKAAFHKPSNDASNRNYRRHSPASNSSSSDGSPEHDRASSPKYARDDASKPPEYRERRKADEKDLYKDSGRSHYSRGGDSYKYADRRASRGSRGYSRIDEQTRHRMDEEERDHHKSTHGGRESRRGSHSDRTRRENDYSRSKDFTQDGDRYSRDKYDDFGHRSKDREKESGRRSNNFEETERDRRKRDLDDRSERRDYHRSSGDRRIDRTLSREESKGYHSSSTARKDTDGQQSKEGCRNDLKDRDNQKFAKEKKSTDDCDITKDKDLQKRGAEKHLDDATAFKSDKSSPTKRPRLFSSERDSIFTKDDDAKHSLDLKESQETSVKANEAHPHASGTEAANDLSAAKSAAMRAAEMVNKNLAGGFGPTGYLSTEQKKKLLWGNKKNTATVEPGHHWDVSMIAEPERQEKFSKLMSLRLPWYLWPIVGCEGRAQGRADSKQPRWEQPSASRKTEGAAIGFGETIHCRTSKEGWSNGWSGTLRTFRFTLFDFLLRCFVKTMLLVHLGCGMTKKDADLHPGISVFWLGKFEVQLCRDNLVCLAQFLSTLAHRASTILGQLIYWLAHSHIMTAYQKQAYLTG; the protein is encoded by the exons ATGGACGCCAAAGCGCAGTCTTCGCCGCCAGATAATGCTGATGTGAAGGCCGCGTTCCACAAGCCTTCGAATGACGCGTCTAATAGGAACTATCGGCGTCATTCTCCGGCTAGCAACTCATCTTCATCTGACG GGAGTCCAGAGCATGACCGGGCATCTAGCCCAAAGTATGCAAGGGATGATGCATCTAAGCCGCCTGAATATCGAGAAAGAAGGAAGGCTGATGAGAAGGATTTATACAAGGATTCTGGACGGAGCCACTACAGCAGGGGCGGTGATTCATATAAGTATGCTGATCGTCGTGCCTCCAGGGGTTCTCGTGGTTACTCTAGAATTGATGAGCAGACCAGACATCGCATGGATGAAGAAGAGAGGGATCATCACAAGTCCACTCATGGGGGTCGAGAATCAAGAAGGGGCTCCCATTCTGATCGTACCAGGCGAGAAAATGATTATAGCAGATCCAAGGACTTTACGCAGGATGGGGACAGATATTCTCGAGATAAGTATGATGACTTTGGTCACAGAAGTAAAGATAGGGAGAAAGAATCTGGGAGGAGAAGCAATAATTTtgaagagacagagagggatCGACGTAAGCGGGACTTAGATGATCGAAGTGAGAGAAGGGATTATCACAGGAGTTCAGGAGATCGGCGAATTGATAGGACTCTTTCTAGAGAAGAATCCAAGGGGTACCATAGTTCTTCTACAGCTAGAAAGGATACTGATGGACAGCAATCTAAAGAAGGTTGTAGAAACGATCTGAAGGATAGGGACAATCAAAAGTttgccaaagaaaagaagagtacCGATGATTGCGACATTACGAAGGACAAGGATCTGCAGAAAAGAGGAGCAGAGAAGCATTTAGATGATGCAACTGCCTTTAAGAGTGACAAGAGTTCCCCAACCAAAAGACCAAGGCTTTTCAGCTCTGAAAGGGATTCTATCTTCACCAAGGATG ATGATGCGAAGCACTCACTGGATCTGAAGGAATCTCAGGAGACCAGTGTCAAAGCAAATGAAGCACATCCCCATGCCAGTGGAACTGAGGCTGCTAATGATCTGAGCGCTGCAAAATCTGCTGCTATGAGGGCTGCTGAAATGG TAAATAAGAATCTTGCGGGTGGGTTTGGACCAACTGGCTACTTATCTactgaacaaaagaagaagctgCTTTGGGGGAACAAGAAAAATACAGCTACTGTAGAG CCTGGTCACCATTGGGATGTGTCAATGATTGCTGAGCCTGAACGGCAAGAAAAATTTAGCAAGCTCATG AGTCTGAGGTTGCCTTGGTACCTATGGCCAATTGTAGGGTGTGAAGGGCGAGCTCAAGGCAGAGCCGATAGCAAACAGCCAAGATGGGAGCAGCCTTCTGCGAGCCGAAAAACAGAAGGAGCTGCAATTGGATTTGGAGAAACAATACACTGCCGGACTTCGAAGGAGGGATGGTCGAACGGTTGGTCTGGGACTCTAAGGACTTTCAGATTTACGCTGTTTGACTTCTTGCTGCGATGTTTTGTAAAAACTATGCTTCTAGTACATTTAGGTTGTGGTATGACTAAGAAAGATGCTGACTTGCATCCCGGAATTTCAGTTTTTTGGCTGGGAAAATTTGAAGTGCAGCTTTGCCGCGATAACTTGGTATGCCTTGCACAATTTCTTAGCACTTTGGCACATCGAGCATCTACCATCCTCGGCCAACTAATTTATTGGTTGGCTCACAGTCACATAATGACTGCTTACCAGAAGCAGGCTTATTTAACAGGTTGA
- the LOC104433353 gene encoding arginine/serine-rich coiled-coil protein 2 isoform X2 gives MDAKAQSSPPDNADVKAAFHKPSNDASNRNYRRHSPASNSSSSDGSPEHDRASSPKYARDDASKPPEYRERRKADEKDLYKDSGRSHYSRGGDSYKYADRRASRGSRGYSRIDEQTRHRMDEEERDHHKSTHGGRESRRGSHSDRTRRENDYSRSKDFTQDGDRYSRDKYDDFGHRSKDREKESGRRSNNFEETERDRRKRDLDDRSERRDYHRSSGDRRIDRTLSREESKGYHSSSTARKDTDGQQSKEGCRNDLKDRDNQKFAKEKKSTDDCDITKDKDLQKRGAEKHLDDATAFKSDKSSPTKRPRLFSSERDSIFTKDDDAKHSLDLKESQETSVKANEAHPHASGTEAANDLSAAKSAAMRAAEMVNKNLAGGFGPTGYLSTEQKKKLLWGNKKNTATVEPGHHWDVSMIAEPERQEKFSKLMGVKGELKAEPIANSQDGSSLLRAEKQKELQLDLEKQYTAGLRRRDGRTVGLGL, from the exons ATGGACGCCAAAGCGCAGTCTTCGCCGCCAGATAATGCTGATGTGAAGGCCGCGTTCCACAAGCCTTCGAATGACGCGTCTAATAGGAACTATCGGCGTCATTCTCCGGCTAGCAACTCATCTTCATCTGACG GGAGTCCAGAGCATGACCGGGCATCTAGCCCAAAGTATGCAAGGGATGATGCATCTAAGCCGCCTGAATATCGAGAAAGAAGGAAGGCTGATGAGAAGGATTTATACAAGGATTCTGGACGGAGCCACTACAGCAGGGGCGGTGATTCATATAAGTATGCTGATCGTCGTGCCTCCAGGGGTTCTCGTGGTTACTCTAGAATTGATGAGCAGACCAGACATCGCATGGATGAAGAAGAGAGGGATCATCACAAGTCCACTCATGGGGGTCGAGAATCAAGAAGGGGCTCCCATTCTGATCGTACCAGGCGAGAAAATGATTATAGCAGATCCAAGGACTTTACGCAGGATGGGGACAGATATTCTCGAGATAAGTATGATGACTTTGGTCACAGAAGTAAAGATAGGGAGAAAGAATCTGGGAGGAGAAGCAATAATTTtgaagagacagagagggatCGACGTAAGCGGGACTTAGATGATCGAAGTGAGAGAAGGGATTATCACAGGAGTTCAGGAGATCGGCGAATTGATAGGACTCTTTCTAGAGAAGAATCCAAGGGGTACCATAGTTCTTCTACAGCTAGAAAGGATACTGATGGACAGCAATCTAAAGAAGGTTGTAGAAACGATCTGAAGGATAGGGACAATCAAAAGTttgccaaagaaaagaagagtacCGATGATTGCGACATTACGAAGGACAAGGATCTGCAGAAAAGAGGAGCAGAGAAGCATTTAGATGATGCAACTGCCTTTAAGAGTGACAAGAGTTCCCCAACCAAAAGACCAAGGCTTTTCAGCTCTGAAAGGGATTCTATCTTCACCAAGGATG ATGATGCGAAGCACTCACTGGATCTGAAGGAATCTCAGGAGACCAGTGTCAAAGCAAATGAAGCACATCCCCATGCCAGTGGAACTGAGGCTGCTAATGATCTGAGCGCTGCAAAATCTGCTGCTATGAGGGCTGCTGAAATGG TAAATAAGAATCTTGCGGGTGGGTTTGGACCAACTGGCTACTTATCTactgaacaaaagaagaagctgCTTTGGGGGAACAAGAAAAATACAGCTACTGTAGAG CCTGGTCACCATTGGGATGTGTCAATGATTGCTGAGCCTGAACGGCAAGAAAAATTTAGCAAGCTCATG GGTGTGAAGGGCGAGCTCAAGGCAGAGCCGATAGCAAACAGCCAAGATGGGAGCAGCCTTCTGCGAGCCGAAAAACAGAAGGAGCTGCAATTGGATTTGGAGAAACAATACACTGCCGGACTTCGAAGGAGGGATGGTCGAACGGTTGGTCTGGGACTCTAA